From a region of the Lactuca sativa cultivar Salinas chromosome 4, Lsat_Salinas_v11, whole genome shotgun sequence genome:
- the LOC111892310 gene encoding uncharacterized protein LOC111892310 isoform X2, whose product MAEDDWVAAAMEDSDLVAEVLVRLRVAKPPPSLQPSKRRRPSPPQSWTIHQRRSRSQPVVLLPAPNKSEAPRASPSTPLCWSGATSVSGGGGGGGVPIVDAVDSSTQPNHNRSDISRSKVMPRGETTPTKRPRKKKTLAALKEEEVLLMEEQTHLKMKLATLHANCEKQRKENQNLKKMKIDPQTFCFF is encoded by the exons ATGGCTGAAGATGACTGGGTGGCAGCGGCTATGGAGGACAGCGACTTAGTGGCGGAAGTCCTCGTTAGACTCCGTGTAGCGAAGCCACCACCGTCGTTGCAGCCGTCAAAGCGTCGAAGACCATCGCCACCACAAAGCTGGACCATTCACCAGCGCCGGTCCAGGTCGCAACCGGTAGTACTACTTCCAGCGCCTAACAAATCGGAAGCGCCGCGGGCAAGCCCTAGCACTCCGTTATGCTGGAGCGGTGCTACTTCCGTCAGCggcggtggcggtggcggtggtgTTCCAATTGTCGATGCTGTTGACTCCTCCACACAACCAAATCACAACCGCTCTGATATCTCGAGATCTAAG gTGATGCCACGTGGCGAAACCACCCCAACCAAGAGGCCAAGAAAGAAGAAG ACTTTGGCTGCATTAAAAGAGGAGGAGGTGTTGTTAATGGAAGAACAAACTCATTTGAAAATG aaATTAGCAACTCTACATGCTAACTGTGAAAAACAGAGAAAAGAGAACCAGAACTTGAAGAAGATGAAG ATTGATCCTCAAACTTTTTGTTTTTTCTGA
- the LOC111892310 gene encoding uncharacterized protein LOC111892310 isoform X1 translates to MAEDDWVAAAMEDSDLVAEVLVRLRVAKPPPSLQPSKRRRPSPPQSWTIHQRRSRSQPVVLLPAPNKSEAPRASPSTPLCWSGATSVSGGGGGGGVPIVDAVDSSTQPNHNRSDISRSKVMPRGETTPTKRPRKKKTLAALKEEEVLLMEEQTHLKMKLATLHANCEKQRKENQNLKKMKLDIQGERLNAFRCGGIQQPNNHFEEQKDKIVLPDLNVAVGEDVIVSY, encoded by the exons ATGGCTGAAGATGACTGGGTGGCAGCGGCTATGGAGGACAGCGACTTAGTGGCGGAAGTCCTCGTTAGACTCCGTGTAGCGAAGCCACCACCGTCGTTGCAGCCGTCAAAGCGTCGAAGACCATCGCCACCACAAAGCTGGACCATTCACCAGCGCCGGTCCAGGTCGCAACCGGTAGTACTACTTCCAGCGCCTAACAAATCGGAAGCGCCGCGGGCAAGCCCTAGCACTCCGTTATGCTGGAGCGGTGCTACTTCCGTCAGCggcggtggcggtggcggtggtgTTCCAATTGTCGATGCTGTTGACTCCTCCACACAACCAAATCACAACCGCTCTGATATCTCGAGATCTAAG gTGATGCCACGTGGCGAAACCACCCCAACCAAGAGGCCAAGAAAGAAGAAG ACTTTGGCTGCATTAAAAGAGGAGGAGGTGTTGTTAATGGAAGAACAAACTCATTTGAAAATG aaATTAGCAACTCTACATGCTAACTGTGAAAAACAGAGAAAAGAGAACCAGAACTTGAAGAAGATGAAG CTTGATATACAAGGGGAGAGGCTTAATGCATTCAGATGTGGTGGAATTCAACAACCAAACAACCATTTTGAAGAGCAAAAAGACAAAATTGTCCTCCCTGATCTTAACGTTGCTGTGGGGGAGGATGTGATTGTGAGCTATTAA